The following proteins come from a genomic window of Edaphobacter sp. 4G125:
- the cysS gene encoding cysteine--tRNA ligase, which yields MELFNTLGDKIEKLEPVGAPELRMYCCGPTVYDYGHIGNFRTFLHVDVLRRFLRQQGMAVKFVMNVTDVDDKIIRNAAAVGKSIAEYTKKYEHAFFEDSDALGIERPEVVARATDSIPDMVTLIEKLASEDIAYRAEDGSWYFRIARFPEYGKLSRKDFEGIEDGARVDVDEYEKDAARDFALWKACKPGEQSWNTALGCGRPGWHIECSAMAMKYLGQSLDLHCGGEDLMFPHHENEIAQSESATGKPFVRHWMHVRFLLVEGRKMSKSEGNFYTLRDLLLKGYRASAIRFLLISVPYRHQMNFTFESLTESTNAIDRLRTFHQRMLKGGLADGLDEAIAAVTAKTETDYTAALADDLNTANARAAIFELVRAANSAADAGTLRAGNVKEILRVLDLFDGVFAVLKDNDATITRAALTWAETEGRLGEASSELVTKLSLSDEDIDALVAERTQAKKSRNFARADAIRNDLLAKGILIEDSKDGVRWRRK from the coding sequence ATGGAACTCTTTAATACTCTTGGCGACAAGATCGAGAAGCTGGAACCGGTGGGTGCGCCTGAACTGCGAATGTATTGTTGCGGGCCTACGGTCTACGACTATGGGCACATTGGCAACTTCCGTACCTTTCTGCATGTAGACGTGCTGCGTCGCTTTCTGCGGCAGCAGGGCATGGCGGTGAAGTTTGTGATGAACGTCACCGATGTGGATGACAAGATCATCCGCAACGCTGCGGCGGTGGGAAAATCGATCGCTGAGTATACGAAGAAGTACGAGCACGCGTTCTTTGAGGATTCAGACGCTCTGGGGATTGAACGGCCGGAGGTGGTGGCCCGGGCGACGGATTCGATTCCCGACATGGTGACGCTGATCGAGAAGCTAGCCTCCGAGGACATCGCCTATAGGGCTGAAGATGGAAGCTGGTACTTCCGCATCGCTCGTTTCCCGGAGTACGGCAAGCTGTCGCGCAAGGACTTCGAGGGCATTGAAGACGGCGCGCGGGTAGATGTGGACGAGTACGAAAAGGATGCGGCGCGCGACTTTGCTTTGTGGAAGGCTTGCAAGCCGGGTGAGCAGAGCTGGAATACGGCTCTGGGCTGTGGCAGGCCGGGCTGGCATATCGAGTGCTCGGCGATGGCGATGAAGTACCTGGGGCAATCGCTGGATCTGCACTGCGGCGGCGAAGATCTGATGTTCCCGCATCACGAGAATGAGATTGCGCAGTCGGAGTCGGCGACGGGCAAGCCCTTTGTACGGCATTGGATGCATGTGCGGTTCCTCCTGGTGGAAGGGCGCAAGATGTCGAAGTCCGAAGGGAACTTCTACACGCTGCGTGACCTGTTGTTGAAGGGCTATCGCGCTTCGGCGATCCGTTTTCTGCTGATCTCGGTTCCGTACCGGCACCAGATGAACTTCACCTTCGAGTCGCTGACGGAATCGACCAATGCCATTGATCGGCTGCGTACATTCCATCAGCGAATGCTGAAGGGCGGGCTCGCGGACGGCCTGGATGAGGCGATTGCTGCGGTGACGGCGAAGACCGAGACAGACTACACGGCCGCGTTGGCAGACGATCTGAATACAGCGAATGCACGGGCAGCGATTTTCGAGCTGGTACGTGCAGCAAACTCGGCTGCGGATGCTGGAACGCTGCGAGCGGGGAACGTCAAAGAGATCTTGCGTGTGCTCGATCTGTTCGACGGTGTCTTTGCTGTATTGAAGGACAACGACGCTACAATCACGCGCGCCGCACTGACATGGGCCGAAACGGAAGGGCGGCTTGGAGAGGCTTCATCGGAACTGGTGACGAAGCTGTCGCTCTCCGACGAGGACATCGATGCGCTGGTTGCAGAGCGGACGCAGGCGAAGAAGTCCCGCAACTTTGCTCGTGCGGATGCGATTCGCAACGACCTTCTAGCCAAGGGAATCTTGATCGAGGACTCCAAGGACGGAGTTCGCTGGCGCAGGAAGTAG
- a CDS encoding CCA tRNA nucleotidyltransferase, producing the protein MAGSSKPNIATPKYLAARSIVETLRHAGHQAYLAGGCVRDLLLGVEPKDFDVATSATPDQVLQLFPDRKTLTVGAHFGVVLVCEPDGISTEVATFRHDGSYSDGRRPDAVRFSTNPREDVLRRDFPINGMLLDPEQYDRTGDPVVATLDYVGGRDDLSTRVIRAIGDPTLRFTEDKLRMLRAVRFAARLGFAIDPATAAAIRQLAAQITIVSPERVRDELTLILTEGGARYGFELLDQLGLLPYILPEITKLHGVQQPPEYHPEGDVWIHTLLLLEKLPAGVSPTLAWGALLHDSGKPATFQAPDPANPHDRIRFNGHVEVGVRIAEVILQRLRFSNEEISQIVALVKNHMRFGDVKHMRESTLKRFLRLPRFDEHLVLHRMDCLSSHGDLSLYEFAKQKYEATPIESIQPKPLLTGRELIAAGYPPGPRFRKMLEAAEDAQLEGSISTPDQALRFIESRFGLPVK; encoded by the coding sequence ATGGCCGGGTCCTCCAAACCAAACATCGCAACACCGAAGTATCTCGCCGCGCGCAGCATCGTGGAGACTCTGCGCCATGCCGGACACCAGGCCTACCTTGCCGGTGGCTGCGTGCGCGACCTCCTCCTTGGCGTCGAACCCAAGGACTTTGATGTCGCAACCAGCGCTACACCGGATCAGGTCCTCCAACTCTTCCCCGATCGAAAAACTCTCACCGTCGGAGCACACTTCGGAGTCGTCCTCGTCTGTGAACCAGATGGCATCTCCACCGAAGTGGCTACTTTCCGCCACGACGGCTCCTACTCCGATGGCCGTCGTCCCGACGCCGTGCGCTTCTCCACCAATCCACGCGAAGATGTACTTCGTCGCGACTTCCCGATCAACGGCATGCTGCTCGACCCCGAGCAGTATGACCGCACTGGCGACCCCGTCGTGGCTACGCTCGACTATGTCGGCGGACGCGATGATCTCTCCACGCGCGTCATCCGCGCCATCGGTGACCCCACCCTGCGTTTTACCGAAGACAAGTTGCGCATGCTCCGGGCCGTCCGCTTCGCCGCCCGGCTCGGCTTCGCCATCGATCCCGCGACCGCCGCTGCGATCCGTCAGCTGGCTGCCCAGATCACCATCGTCAGCCCGGAACGCGTCCGCGACGAGCTTACCTTGATCCTCACAGAAGGTGGAGCGCGCTATGGTTTCGAGCTTCTCGACCAGCTCGGCCTCCTTCCCTACATCCTCCCGGAGATCACCAAGCTGCATGGCGTCCAGCAGCCACCCGAGTACCATCCCGAAGGCGACGTCTGGATCCACACCCTGCTTCTGCTCGAAAAGCTCCCTGCGGGTGTCTCCCCTACGCTCGCCTGGGGAGCGCTGCTTCACGATTCCGGCAAGCCCGCCACCTTCCAGGCCCCCGACCCCGCTAATCCACACGACCGCATCCGCTTCAACGGACACGTCGAGGTCGGTGTACGCATCGCTGAAGTCATCCTGCAACGCCTGCGCTTCTCCAATGAAGAAATCTCCCAGATCGTCGCCCTGGTAAAAAACCACATGCGCTTCGGTGACGTGAAGCACATGCGGGAATCCACCCTGAAGCGCTTCCTTCGCCTCCCTCGCTTCGACGAACACCTTGTGCTGCATCGCATGGACTGTCTCTCCTCACATGGAGATCTCAGCCTTTACGAGTTCGCAAAACAAAAGTACGAAGCCACGCCAATTGAATCCATCCAGCCAAAACCCCTTCTAACCGGACGCGAGCTGATCGCTGCTGGTTACCCACCCGGCCCTCGCTTCAGAAAGATGCTCGAAGCCGCCGAGGATGCTCAGTTGGAGGGCTCCATCTCCACGCCAGATCAGGCTCTCCGTTTCATCGAGAGCCGCTTCGGCCTGCCCGTAAAATAG
- the tsaD gene encoding tRNA (adenosine(37)-N6)-threonylcarbamoyltransferase complex transferase subunit TsaD encodes MSLPYDKEMRDLSQDGKGSGLGSGLILGIESSCDETAAAVVHAGTGALSNVVASQMDLHANYGGVVPELASREHLRNVVPVVRAAMEQAGVSFEELDAIAVTEGPGLAGALLVGITYAKALSFGLGKPLIGVNHLEGHIHAVLMEAGKQVSESAKLLALVVSGGHTHLYLAEQAGDLAEKSAAGVWRYCNVGRTVDDAAGEAYDKVAKLLGLGYPGGPWIDALSRRGNPHAVPFRFAQIKPRAHREGVSLPNKKAPARSSGPSFDFSFSGIKTAVLRYVETHHMRESIEARRRALAEHSEWRPGSDEAAALCDQQTLDLIASFQYAVVGNLLRQAFAAAEMYGAEGIVVSGGVAANSELRRRFQSEADRRGLPVAFPSLALSTDNAAMIAAAAWPKFVSGEFAPETLGATPQLRLGGK; translated from the coding sequence ATGTCTCTCCCCTATGATAAAGAGATGCGCGATTTGAGCCAGGACGGTAAGGGAAGCGGCCTGGGCAGTGGATTGATTCTAGGCATCGAAAGCTCATGCGACGAGACCGCGGCCGCGGTGGTGCATGCTGGTACAGGGGCGTTATCGAACGTGGTGGCGTCGCAGATGGATCTTCATGCGAACTACGGGGGGGTGGTTCCGGAGCTGGCGTCACGGGAGCATTTGCGCAACGTGGTTCCAGTAGTGCGAGCCGCCATGGAGCAGGCAGGCGTTTCGTTCGAAGAACTGGACGCCATTGCAGTAACGGAAGGGCCGGGGCTTGCGGGTGCGCTGCTGGTGGGGATCACGTATGCGAAAGCACTGAGCTTCGGGTTGGGAAAACCGCTGATCGGGGTGAACCATCTGGAAGGTCACATCCATGCGGTGTTAATGGAAGCAGGGAAGCAGGTCAGCGAGTCGGCGAAGCTGCTGGCGTTAGTCGTATCAGGCGGACATACTCATCTGTACCTGGCAGAACAAGCGGGGGATCTTGCGGAGAAGAGCGCCGCTGGGGTGTGGCGATACTGCAATGTAGGTCGAACGGTCGATGACGCCGCGGGCGAGGCATACGACAAAGTCGCCAAACTGTTGGGGCTGGGGTATCCGGGCGGGCCGTGGATTGATGCTCTTTCGCGGCGAGGGAATCCCCATGCAGTTCCGTTTCGGTTCGCGCAGATCAAGCCGAGGGCCCATCGTGAAGGAGTTTCTCTGCCGAACAAAAAGGCTCCTGCAAGATCGTCGGGGCCGAGCTTTGACTTCTCCTTTAGTGGCATCAAGACGGCAGTGCTACGTTATGTGGAGACTCACCATATGCGCGAGAGTATTGAGGCTCGCCGCAGGGCGTTGGCTGAGCATTCGGAATGGCGTCCTGGTTCAGACGAAGCGGCGGCGCTGTGTGATCAGCAGACGCTGGACCTGATTGCATCATTTCAGTACGCAGTGGTCGGCAACCTGCTACGGCAGGCATTTGCGGCTGCCGAGATGTATGGAGCTGAGGGCATCGTCGTCTCGGGAGGCGTTGCGGCGAACAGCGAGTTGCGACGACGGTTCCAGTCTGAAGCAGACCGGCGTGGGTTGCCGGTGGCGTTTCCTTCGCTGGCGCTCTCGACGGACAATGCCGCGATGATTGCAGCGGCGGCGTGGCCGAAGTTTGTCTCCGGCGAATTTGCCCCGGAGACGTTGGGAGCGACTCCGCAGCTTCGTCTGGGCGGGAAATGA